The Vannielia litorea nucleotide sequence CAGATCCAGACCACGGGCGTTGCGAGTGCGAACTGCACCCAGCCGAAGGCGCCATGGCCGATCCAGTCGGCGAAGGGCAGGCCGAGATGCGCGCCCATCTCCAACACGAAGACAGCCAGCGCCAGCGGTCCGGCGATCCACAGCCTGTGCTTGAAGTCCACGAACTCGGGGTTGGGGCCGGAGTCGGCGTTCGGTGTCATCGGCTCCAGGGCCATGCCGCATTTGGGGCAGTCGCCCGGATGATCCTGCACGATCTCGGGGTGCATGGGGCAGGTGTATTGCGTGCCCTCCGGCATGGCCGCAGGCGTCGGACGATCTCCGAGATAGGACTCCGGCTCCGCCTCGAACTTCTCCTGACAGCGCACCGAGCAGAAGTAGAACCGCTGCCCCTCGTGTTTTGCCATGTGCGCGGCACTCGCGCGCTCCACCGTCATGCCGCAGACAGGGTCCGTGGCTGTGCGGTAGGCCTCAGGGTCGGCGACGAACTTGGCGCGGCAGCCCTCGGAGCAGAAATGGTAGGTGTGGCCGTCGTGCTCCGTCGTGGGCTTCTCGGCTGCGGGGTCGACGGTCATGCCACAGACCGGATCGCGGGTAACGGCCTCGCGGTCTTGGTCATGGGCGTGAGCGTGTGTGTGAGAGCTGTCCATGGTGAGTCCCTTCCGGTGGACTTGCTGATGAACAGGACATGTAGTCCTTCCAGTGACTGGAAGGTCAAGAGGGAGCTTCGCTGCCCTTTTTTCGCTCGTTTAGAGCCAACCACACGACACCGCGCGCCGGGCGCTCGACCTTTCCTGAGGCCTCCAATGAACTGACCGCGCGGTATGTCGCTTCGGGGCTCGCGCCGATCTCGCGGGCGATGTCGACCATTCGCAGATCAGCGGGTAAATGCCCGTGGGGATCCGCCAGTTCGCTCAAACGAGCCAGCAGCCGTTCCGTCAGCGGCGTGATCGAGCGCAGTTCCACAAGGCGCCGTGCATCGCGAAGAGCCATCGAGAGATGCCGGACCAGGATCATGGCGAGGTCCGGCGTTCCTTGGCAGGCGGCGCGAACCGCGCCCAGGTCAAAGGCAATTGCCTGCAGGGGCTGGGTAGCGACCGCGTCACAGTGATAGGCCTCCGAGAAGAGCGAAGCCTCGGCAACCACCTCTCCTGCTAGAGCCGAGTGGAGCCGCACTGCGCTGCCCGCAGCGGTCCACCGCATCAGGTCCACCTGACCGGACTCGATCGCGTAGAGCCAGCTCGGGCGGTCGCCTTGTCGAAAGAGCAAGGCGCCGTCCTTCAGAGCCACCATCCGAGCGGCTGAGTCGGGGATCGAAGCGCGAAGGCTCTCAAGAAAAGACGACATGATCCCGATCATATCCCGGTGCCGCGACCGGAGATAGCCTGGGCATCCATGATGACAGGGAGATCCGCCATGAGGCTGCCAGCCACCGTTCTCGTTCTTCTACTTGCCAGCGCTCCGACTACGGCACAGATGAGCCATGACCACGCCATGCCATCCGCACCTTCGCTGCCCGGAGATGCGCCCCGTTTGGAGAAATTGTGCA carries:
- a CDS encoding Crp/Fnr family transcriptional regulator; this translates as MIGIMSSFLESLRASIPDSAARMVALKDGALLFRQGDRPSWLYAIESGQVDLMRWTAAGSAVRLHSALAGEVVAEASLFSEAYHCDAVATQPLQAIAFDLGAVRAACQGTPDLAMILVRHLSMALRDARRLVELRSITPLTERLLARLSELADPHGHLPADLRMVDIAREIGASPEATYRAVSSLEASGKVERPARGVVWLALNERKKGSEAPS